The Impatiens glandulifera chromosome 3, dImpGla2.1, whole genome shotgun sequence genome contains a region encoding:
- the LOC124931850 gene encoding uncharacterized protein LOC124931850, whose product MAEQAEFLQPLIIPKKPNTAALEPDLSNSAIILRLTSVFFVAILSFWANHEASKGIDIVIENAAKNTPAGRRFNLFYLSNDKASRLAIQASDYIQHLLYSDLTLHKKKQVSRVTVRLVLQNLTEITEVSSSPGSNNRQFLIQISFVIMDRSDHMSELIRILQRAMARVWIYDNGPKHVVDGIVELLANSPDLIGGGGGDCWMMDEDIPPPRQVARFLEEGERQRKGFIQRLNQGMRDGWSDRTVDIALGLPARNLCGTLPSQ is encoded by the coding sequence ATGGCAGAGCAAGCAGAGTTTCTTCAACCTCTGATCATTCCAAAAAAGCCAAATACCGCCGCTCTTGAACCAGACCTATCAAACTCCGCCATAATTCTACGGTTAACATCTGTCTTCTTCGTCGCCATTCTCTCTTTTTGGGCAAATCACGAAGCATCAAAAGGCATAGACATCGTAATAGAAAATGCCGCCAAAAACACTCCCGCCGGTCGCCGCTTCAATCTCTTCTATCTATCCAATGATAAGGCTTCACGGTTAGCGATCCAGGCAAGTGATTACATCCAACACCTTCTCTACTCCGATCTCACTCTTCACAAGAAGAAACAAGTCAGCCGCGTAACCGTTCGCCTAGTCCTTCAAAACTTAACAGAAATTACGGAAGTTTCGTCCTCCCCCGGAAGTAATAACCGCCAATTTCTTATCCAGATCAGCTTCGTAATCATGGATCGATCAGATCACATGAGTGAATTGATTAGGATACTGCAGAGAGCCATGGCGCGCGTATGGATTTACGATAACGGCCCTAAGCATGTAGTCGACGGCATAGTTGAATTACTAGCGAATTCGCCGGATTTGATCGGCGGCGGAGGAGGAGATTGCTGGATGATGGACGAGGATATTCCTCCTCCCAGGCAGGTGGCGAGGTTTTTGGAGGAAGGCGAGAGACAGAGGAAGGGGTTCATCCAGCGGCTGAATCAAGGGATGAGAGATGGATGGAGTGATCGGACGGTGGATATTGCTCTGGGACTTCCAGCTCGTAATCTCTGTGGAACGTTACCATCTCAATGA